The window ACTCGGGATGGACCATGTCCGCCACCCTTCTCATCAAGCTTCCGGCAAGAAGATCCCAACTCAGCCGTGCTGCCAGTGTCATCATGCCCCCAACAGTCCAgttcaacccctccgccacctcaTGGCGCTCTTCACCCCCCACAGACCTgggcagcaccacctcccaaacGATCCAAACCTttcactccctcctcccctcctacAGCCCCACACCCCTCCAGCCCCTTCCCTCCATCGCCCAAGACCTAGGTATCAAAGCCGTCTACCTCAAAAGCGAAGCCTCCCGGCTCGGGCTCCCTTCGTTCAAAATACTAGGTGCCTCATGGGCTGTTTACCGCGCCGTACTTGACTTCCTTGCCGTTGGGCTGGTTCCCAACCAGGCACTCCCCTCTCTGGATGACATTAAGAAAGTGATCCACGACAAGGGTTTGGAAGAGTTAAAGGTAATCACCGCCACAGCAGGCAACTGGGGACGGGCGgtggccaagatggcggGGTATCTCGGTTTGAAGACCGTGGTTTTCGGGAGTGATCATATGCATCCTACCACAAGAGAACTGATACGCAACGAGGGGCTAGGGGCCGAGGTTagggtggtgagaggggggtaTGTTGATGCTGCGAACGAGGCGAGGGAGTATGGGATggaagaggggagggaaaaagAGAGGTTGTTGGTTATGGATAtgggttttgagggaggggagaaaGTTCCTGGGGTGAGTTCGCAAGTCTGATGACAATGACATTTGAGTTGTTATGCTGACAGTGGAATAGTGGGTTGTGGAGGGATACAGCACTATGCTTACGGAGTACGAGACTCAGATTCGGGAACAAACTGATGGTCAACGGGGTGCGACACATGCTTTTGTTCCTTGCGGTTGTGGATCTATCGCGAGTGCTGTCACGCAGTTTTTTAGGGACGCCAAAAGGGAGGATGATGTGAAAGTTGTGGTTGTCGAGCCGGATTCTGCGGCTTGTTTGTTGGCTTCACTTGAAAGGGGAGAGGATAGTACGGTTGAGACAGGGGATGAGACGATTATGTGTGGGATGAACTGTGGGACACTGTCAGGGAGCGCttgggaggttttggggaAAGGTGTGGAGGCGGGTGTAGCTGTGACTGATAAAGAGGCTCATCGGGCTGTGGTGGATCTTGAGAATGAGGGGGTTGAAGCTGGGCCTTGCGGTGCGGCTACGTTGGCCGGGTTGAGGAGAGTCTGCGCGGATGTttcggcgagggagaagttggggttgggtgtggaggcggtggtAGTGTTGTTCTGTacggaggggaagagggaatATGAGGTGCCAGTGTAACAAGGATTGGATGGACGGAACCTACCGAGATTTGGTTGACCCATCATCTGGTCAGGGCGGCCGATGTTCACGGTCCATAGGATGAAATGCTCGTGGGTCTTAAACAGGAAGGCTGTGTGGAGCATAGACTCGCACGACTcaggccaacaacaacaaagtaGAGCCAATGATTTGGAACACGGTGGTTGGATGATAAAATACAACTCAACTGCGCGAGGATGCGGGGAGTGTGGTATCAGCTGTTGGCACATGCAGACATAATGATCCGATTGCTGCTATCTACATTTCTATACCCGTTCATTTCCGTTGGTCCTTGATGTGTCAGAAAATGCATCTGCCTCACTGGATGGCGTTTGCCTCATTGAAATCTCATCAACAGACAGCAAAGGGATGCTACCTTGGCTGTCGTTCTGCTAGATCTTGGTCCATGGCCACTCTTCTTGGCTGACGAGAGAGGCACTTAGTTGGCCATCGTGATCATAGTCGCAGAATTATCGCTGTTTCCCAAGTCAAAGACAGCCATGTACACAATAACCATTCGCATCGCTCCACCTCAACATTGGCAAACCCACATTATATGGCCTGAGGCAATTCAGTCACATGAAGTGAGACAATAGTAAAATGGCTGATTGATTCACCGCAGTTCGGTTTGCCCGAGATCCAACCGAGAAACATGGGGCAAAGGGCTTTGAGGAAGGTGACACGAACAGTGTTTTGGTGCAAAGCGGGCCAAGTGACGTTATCATTATCCACATGCAAGTCCACCCCAAAGGCAAGACGGCGTGGTATCACGTCTCGGAAACTAGGACTTTATGCAGATCCCCCAGCCAATTCACCCTCCGAAAAAAATCCATCTCGGTAAAGGTTTGAGCTGTTTGTCTGGAGAAAACTGCACTACTGAATTTCTGGGGATGCGGGTTCAGGGACCCTGTGAAGTTTGACAGGTTGGTTCCCGCAAAAATATCGGAGCGACACAGAAAGTTGATGGACGGAAACCAGACTTCTATGAAACACTGGATGGCCTATCAACTCTCTAGAACTGACCGGAGTTTCGTCCGGTCCACCGTGAACTCCGTTTGGCGGATTTCCCATTGCCTAGAAGTGAACAACTGCCGCTCAAGCTTCCCCAAGCTCCCGGCCCGAACACCAAGAAATCTTCATCTGAACTATGACCTCATCGCACCCCACACCAATGCGACCCCTAAAACCCTTCACTTGCGAACCGGACCTTGGCCGAAGTCACCGATACTCCTAACTGCAGGTTTCATATCAAGAGTGTTTTTTCTGACCGTATCCGCGTTGGGATAGCCATGGGAATATCCTTTCAAACTTTTCATCCGAGGTTGCACCATGCAGAAACGATGATCACAATCCAACCTCTTACACCCACAACTACCCACACAAAACCCACCAGATCTGGGAATATGGGCGGAACAAGATCGTCCCCCACCCCGCTGGGATGCCCTTAGCCCGCCAATGCGATTCACAGGCTCGACAGGACCGCACGTGGAGGGTTACCGAGTGACAGCATCCTGCAACACGCTCCACGGTGCTCGACAGCGGCTGGCAACGGTTCACTCGACCAACACGCTATCCTACACAGTCCCACCCTTCTCGCCGCTCACTGGTTGCGTAGTAGCCGGGAGAAGGGACCGTTCCCGGAAACCGTTACCTTTCAGGTCGGAGCCGGCCAACCCTTCCAGCATGCGGGGCTATGGTATATAAGATGGGCGCCTGTCCCGGGTCTGACCGTCCAGCAAGTTTATCAGTCATTCCTTCTTCACTGGCAACGGCCGAATCGTTACGACCATGGCGCCACCAAAGTTCATGGGCCTCTCTGGGAGGCCGTTATCCATGATGGTATCAGCTGTTGCGACGACGgggttcctcctcttcggttACGACCAAGGTGTGATGAGTGGTATCATCACGGCCCCAGCTTTCAACAAAATGTTtccagaaacaaaagacaaCTCGACAATGCAAGGATTTGTGACGGCCATCTACGAGATCGGATGTCTGGCGGGCGCCATGTTCATGCTTTGGGCTGGTGATCTGCTCGGCAGACGACGAGGCATCATTACGGGCGCCAGCATCATGTTGATTGGCGTTATCATTCAGGTTGCGACGGTCAAGGATAAGAACCCGCTGGCTCAGCTCATCGTTGGTCGCGTTGTCATGGGCGTTGGAAACGGCATGAACACCTCGACAATTCCCACTTACCAGGGTGAGTGACACAACATTGTCATCAAACAGGAAACAGGCAACTGACAATGACCACAGCTGAATGCAGTAAGACGTCCAATCGAGGACTTTTGATCTGTATCGAAGGTGGTGTCATCGCTTTCGGTACACTGATCGCCTACTGGCTCGACTACGGTGCTTCCTACGGGCCCGATGACCTTGTCTGGCGTTTCCCTATTGCCTTCCAGGTCATCTTCGCCGtgctcatcatcttccccatGATGTTCCTTCCCGAGTCGCCGAGATGGCTTCTGAGCCACCAGCGCGAGGCGGAAGCTGACCGagtcatcgccgccatccgTGGTTACGAAGAGGGAAGCCCCGAGGCTGTGCTCGAGCGCAACCTCATTGTCGATTCTCTCCGTGCCTCTGGTGGTTATGGCCAGAAGAGCACTCCCGTCAAGGCTCTCTTCACGCACGGTAAAACGCAGCACTTCCGCCGCATGCTGCTCGGTTCCTCGGCCCAGTTCTTCCAGCAGGTCGGCGGCTGTAACGCAGTCATTTACTATTTCCCCATCCTGTTCGAAGAGTCCATCGGCACCGATCACAACATGTCACTCCTCTTGGGCGGTGTCAACATGATCGTTTATTCCATCTTCGCCACCACTTCCTGGTTCATCGTCGAGCGCGTCGGCCGGAGAAAGATGTTCCTCATCGGCAGTTTGGGACAGTCTCTTTCCATGGTCATCACGTTCGCCTGCCTTATTGACGGCAAGGAAATGACTGCTCGCGGCGCTGCTGTGGGCTTGTTTACCTACATTGCCTTCTTCGGCGCCACCTGGCTCCCCTTGCCCTGGCTCTACCCTGCCGAAGTCAACCCCATCAAGACCAGAGCCAAAGCCAACGCTGTCTCCACCTGTGTCAACTGGCTGTTCAACTTTGTCATTGTCATGGTTACGCCTATCATGGTCTCCAACATTGGCTGGGGAACCTACCTCTTCTTTGCGGCAACAAACGCTTGCTTCATCCCGGTCATTTACTTCTTCTACCCTGAGACAGCAAAGAGATCTCTCGAAGAGATCGACATCATCTTTGCCAAGGGCCACGCAGAGAAGATGAGCTATGTCCGGGCTGCGAAGGAGCTGCCGCATTTGCAGCCAGAGGAGATTGAAGGGTACGCGAGAAAGTATGGTCTTGTTGGGCACGGCGAGAGCGATAGCTCGACTGAGGTTGGAACTAttggtgatgagaggagGGATGTGGAGAAGAATTTCAGTGGGCAGAGCGGGAATACGACGAATAGCAGTGATGAGGGGTTGCCTGGCAGAGGGCCGGGTCCgtcggttgttgatgaggggggtgtggaaagtggttttggggatggAGTTAACGCGAATAGGAAGGCTGATAATTAGGGGGGgttatgatgatgacgattgagagaaaaagaatggTGGATGATATGGTGGATGATACCAGGCTTCTAAGCATGATGTTTTCTTATTTTTTGaagagtttttttttttggatcACTCATGACTTATAGACATAGACGGCTATGGTCGTCTGGGAGAGAATACCCTTTTGGCTTTTGTAGATATGGCTTTTTTTATGGTCATCTAGGATAGATGATAGTTGATGAAAGATTTTGTTTTTGAATATTTTGCGCTTGTGTTGGTTCTTGGTGTGTGTTGaatgatggatgatgtgcAAGGGTCACATGCACTGTCAACACGGCCTGTGAGGCCGGCTCCCCGGTTATGGAGTTCCACGATTGCCACGAAGTGGCAATGTCAGGTCTTTCGTCGAATTAACATTTGCGTGTACCTGGAATAAatggggtggggtggtgaatgCTGAGGAGTCGCAGCAGTTGGGAAcatccatcccttccccctgTCGATCCACGATAATATTGACTTATTAAAGTATAGTACAAGTCAAGATCTCTTGAACTTGGGTCACCTACGGAGTCTCGAGGTTCTTGGTATTCGGCGACTGATACTTGGGCATGCAGTACACAATTTGCTTATCCTCACAATTCCAAGCTGTCAACTCCAACACTACATTTGCAGAAACACCACCTCGTAAGGACAACACAATAACGCAATTATTCAGCTACGGCCTCTGTCGTAGCATCCACCTCAGCTTCATCGGGCTTGTCTCCCGCTGCCGTTTTGCAGCCAAAGTTACCGCACCCATACACCCACTGGCAATCACACAAGTAGTAGCACTCAGGAGTCCTGGTCAATGGCGTAGATCCCTGGCAACTGGTAGTTACGTTGCATCTGTTCCAATTCTCCGCGGTGTGGCACTCGAGTGCCCAGTAGCCACGACGCCTGTaatgggttgggttgggcgagGTGTCGGCTGCTCCGATGGGCGCTGCTATAGCGAAAGTGATGTTGAGCCCCAGAAAGAAATTTGGATAGTGGAGGGGATCTAGATGGTGGATTTACTAGTAGAGGGCTGTTGAAGAGGGGTTCGTATGGTCTCTCTACCTTCATGGTtggatggtgggattggAAGAGTTGATCGGCTATACAGGGTCGGTGGTAAGTGGTCTTTGATGCCTGAAGGATGTACGATGCGATGGTGGAAAGATTGTTAGATGATTGAACCGtctcaggaggaggaggaagcggtTTACATATATACAGAAATCGGCTTGCTGCGACTTTGAGGTGGCCTCCCTCTCAGCTTGACGCCTAACAACAATGCTTTGCCTCTATCATGTCTTCAGTATCTAGCAAGAACTTGCTTTTTGTTGTTCGCCGACGGGCAGCAGATATGCTGGTCATGAGGATACTTGAAAGGAAGTTATTTCAAGTGTCGGTAGGAGATTGCTGTCTTGCTTTGCAGCATACCGCCGCTCGAAGGATTAACAATATgcacacacagacacacacaagCGAGGCCGTGTAGATAAACCTAGCACTTAATAGTGTGTTCCAAAAGGACATCCTTGTCTGGGCACGAATCGATTGGCAGGTGGTACACTCACAGATTCACCACATGTGGCACAACTAGGTATTTAGACCGTTGAGGCTCTTTGCATGAAGTCATATTTACTCCCTGGTCAAGTGCAGGGTCCCCTTTGTCATGAGCCATGATCATACACGTTGTGGTTTTCCCAGCATTGTTACCAACAGTCAGTCGTAACATAGACGCTTCTATGCCACTTTCCCGTTTCATGATGAATGACAGGACCAACGTAACCTCCTACCTGTCAAGAGACATCAGCGGGTCGATCATTCCTTCCGTCACTGTGAAAGGCAAGACGGGTTCCCCGGAAGCAGCGGGCCTTCTAATTTAAACTCTGTTGTTGGTCTACGTGTTGGCGGCTCAACCAAAGTATTGGGTCGAGTTAGCAAATCACATTCATACTCTGTAAATTAACAACTACTTCACCGAACGGCTCTCGGGTGTACTCATGCTTCCGTCATCAGGCCAGAACTAGTCGACGTCAAGAGTCTTTCGAATTTTGGCACAGAATCTCTCTTCATCACAACACGAACCGCTGGCAGCCGACCAGGCCACCACAAGGAACAATACAGACCGCATTCCATTATACTCGGACCGAATACTCTCTCTTATCACTGTGCCAGAACCCATTCATCAACAaatgctcctccaccagaaAGCTGGTTGCGACAAATCGAGACGGTGTATCATTCACCAGTTCCCACAGCGACACACACAAATCATATCCATTCCAACCATATACCCAATTCTTGTCAAAGTTTTCATCAAATCCTCAACTCACTGCCCCGACCCAACCGTTTCCCAAACCAATACCATGGACCCTAACAACGCCCAACACCAATccctcatccctcacccacccctcgAGCCCGCCCTGCAGTCATGGACAACAGACGGGTGCCCCATAGTCAACGGCAAATACCTCGATCTCACCACCGGCGAGGTCAAGACACACGACGACGGCCTCGTGACCGGCGGGCCACCCTCGCTAAGCGTCTACTGGCACAACAGATCTCCAAAACCGCATCATGACAAGGACCAGCCATTCTACTCCCTCTCGGGCTTCCGCCAGATGACCGTGACAGATTACCTGGCTAAGGTTGGTGACCTACTCAAGACAGGTGTTTACACTGTGAATGCGATGACCGCGACGAAGTACTCGGTCAACTTGCTTATCATTACTCCGCTCACGAACGGCGGGTTCCGGGAAGCGCTTGGGAGGCATGGGTTGCTGTATGTTGGGGCgagcttgggggttggatcTTGACGAGGTGGCCTGTCATGTGAGAAGCGATGATGCTCCAATATCTGCTCAGATCCTATCCAGCAAAGAGCCAAAACGCAATCATTGTGACCACCGATGGCATAGTTCGTCTGGCACATGGTAGCATTTGGAGGGCCTTCAAACCGCGCATAAAATGGCACCAAGGACAGACATGAACAGACACTAGCTAAAAGCCAACATGCCttaaagaaacaaaacactCATTTTCAGTCTTGGATGCTTCTCGTCTGTTGCCTGGTTGCCCCTGTGTGCCTTGATGAGTCAGATCCTGATTTTGTTTTTCCACCAGACTAAGCACGCAAAGAGTCATCGACCGTCAGTCACCCTATGTATATTAGCCAGGCCTCAGCCCCCAAGTCAGCCAAGTTGAGAGCCACCCATCTTGATGCGGCCTCGCTTCCAGATGTGTTGGCCGCCACTCAGAACATCTCACGAACCACCTAACCCATTCATTGCCCTTGTAAGTCCTTGCCTCAATCCAAGCAATTGAAGCGGAAGTCTGACAACACGGACTATCAGCCGCAACCGCCCcgcaaccaaccacccccaggGCTCGCAGTCGCCATAGCACAATCAAGGAACTCAAACTGGGTCAACATATAAGACGGTAAATTGGTCCATGTACCCACCGGTCGAGGTCAGATCACGCGACGGCCATGTGATCGGTGGACCGCCGGCACAGGTTGCCTGGAGCAACATGGATCTAAGGCGCGATCCCAAGGACCGAAAACCATCAGATCCGGTAACTTGCTCCCTTGAGATCATAATGACGGAATACCTGGCCAAAGTTAGGGACTTTCTCAAAACAGCAGTTATTCGTACCGCAGATGCAATCAGTATGCCAAACAGGTATGCCATCTGCTTGCGTGTCAGTACTCTGCTTTCGAATGACGAGTTTAGAAAGGTTCTTGTGCGTGCAGCGTGGGTTGCTGCAGGTTGGGGAGAGTTTAAAGGCCGAGTCAACGTTTTATTTAGAAACAAAATGAACGTTCTCAGGTTGAAACTCCAACTTTCGGCCGAGTCAAGCAGCAAGCTTGCTTCTTGGCTGACTTCAATGATAGCTGGCCGCCAGAACGCCGCACACTCCCGCCACTGTGCTGCCGCCCACCTGATGAAATCACTTCTTGGAAGTGTGACAACAACGAAATCCGCCTTCATCGCCCTCTCCGCGATCAAATCCCCACAATAACACTGCTGCCCAGCCTCCGTCCCACAGTATTTCCTCCCTTCCCCGCAAAAGTCCGCACAAGCCTGGTTCGTCATCTTGATACTCGTCGTCTCGGCGAACTGCTGCGTCAGGATCCGCTCGAGATCATCAATGTAGCAGCTTATGTACCTGTAGTTTGGGGCCGTGATGTGAGTCGAGATTTGCTGCAGCAGGGGCTGTGGGACtttgggttgatgagggggtttCGCTAggtgatgttttggttggtggggtggtggtgctatTGTTGTTGGGCGACTCGGGGAGAATAGGTACAACGGTTTGTCCACGATGGGTGTGGGAACCGTCTGCTCGAGAGAGGCAGTTTTTCTGCCGTAAATCCCTGCTACAAAGACCGAGACTTGCCATTACAAGAAGTAACAAGCCGGAGACGACGATGAGAAGAACGCCGAGTCGGATACCGCAGAGCTTCTTCTCTGGTGGGTCGGAGATCTGTTGTTGGGCTGTACAAGGTGCTTTTGGATAATACTGATAGGGTATGCGTACTGGTATAGGAGGACGCCGAGGGCAGGTAAACGGGCATCGGAGCTGTGTGGTGGACATTGTAGACTTTAAGTCCTGAAGGGTCGTGTGGCGACAGCGGCGAGATGGGATTCTATTTCAAAAGTCAGCATGAACGCCGTGTAACATATCTCTGATGATAATCCGTATCTTTCGCGAGTGATCTCCGGGCATTGTGAGTAACCGCGCGGTCGGTGATAAAGGAAGGAATGGGTAAATGGTGGGGGAAGGATAATAGGTCTGGATGCGGGCTCTGGAAGGATTTGAGGAACTGACCCAACCCCATGGATCAGGTTCAGGGAAGGGCCGCGCCATGCCTCTGCGACCATGCCACCGGCCACCGACCACCAAAGTCCATAACATAAAAGCCAAAAAGCCCATCACAAGTCGAGAATCGACtaaccaaggccaagaaatGGTCGACATTGCCCTCAATCCAATCAGGAGGCGGCCAAGTGTTACACCTGGTGCCGATCTGTAGCAAACCCCTTTTCAAGGAGCGAAGGGCTGCTTGCGCGAtcccgcaacaacaacaaagggACCATAGAGACACAAATCTTTCTTTCTCATGTGAAATAAATAAATGTAATCTGTCATTCCTCCTCCAGAAGGCGATTATTCCCACCCAGCTCTCCCAAAATCAAGGCTAGCCCATCGTGCAATacatccagactgtcatttccagggaaatccaaTGCTGATTTGGAAGACATATTGCCtaaaactgaggaagatttctctcaCTATTTTCTACATTCTCACtcctcagtcttccaataAACCTGAAGTATtaagcgccgacagaaaataaaaatc is drawn from Podospora pseudocomata strain CBS 415.72m chromosome 1 map unlocalized CBS415.72m_1, whole genome shotgun sequence and contains these coding sequences:
- a CDS encoding uncharacterized protein (antiSMASH:Cluster_2; SMCOG1169:sugar transport protein; EggNog:ENOG503NV25; COG:P), which gives rise to MAPPKFMGLSGRPLSMMVSAVATTGFLLFGYDQGVMSGIITAPAFNKMFPETKDNSTMQGFVTAIYEIGCLAGAMFMLWAGDLLGRRRGIITGASIMLIGVIIQVATVKDKNPLAQLIVGRVVMGVGNGMNTSTIPTYQAECSKTSNRGLLICIEGGVIAFGTLIAYWLDYGASYGPDDLVWRFPIAFQVIFAVLIIFPMMFLPESPRWLLSHQREAEADRVIAAIRGYEEGSPEAVLERNLIVDSLRASGGYGQKSTPVKALFTHGKTQHFRRMLLGSSAQFFQQVGGCNAVIYYFPILFEESIGTDHNMSLLLGGVNMIVYSIFATTSWFIVERVGRRKMFLIGSLGQSLSMVITFACLIDGKEMTARGAAVGLFTYIAFFGATWLPLPWLYPAEVNPIKTRAKANAVSTCVNWLFNFVIVMVTPIMVSNIGWGTYLFFAATNACFIPVIYFFYPETAKRSLEEIDIIFAKGHAEKMSYVRAAKELPHLQPEEIEGYARKYGLVGHGESDSSTEVGTIGDERRDVEKNFSGQSGNTTNSSDEGLPGRGPGPSVVDEGGVESGFGDGVNANRKADN
- a CDS encoding uncharacterized protein (antiSMASH:Cluster_2), whose protein sequence is MQVHPKGKTAWYHVSETRTLCRSPSQFTLRKKSISVKTSMKHWMAYQLSRTDRSFVRSTVNSVWRISHCLEVNNCRSSFPKLPARTPRNLHLNYDLIAPHTNATPKTLHLRTGPWPKSPILLTAGFISRVHGNILSNFSSEVAPCRNDDHNPTSYTHNYPHKTHQIWEYGRNKIVPHPAGMPLARQCDSQARQDRTWRVTE
- a CDS encoding uncharacterized protein (EggNog:ENOG503NVSF; COG:E; antiSMASH:Cluster_1), with amino-acid sequence MSATLLIKLPARRSQLSRAASVIMPPTVQFNPSATSWRSSPPTDLGSTTSQTIQTFHSLLPSYSPTPLQPLPSIAQDLGIKAVYLKSEASRLGLPSFKILGASWAVYRAVLDFLAVGLVPNQALPSLDDIKKVIHDKGLEELKVITATAGNWGRAVAKMAGYLGLKTVVFGSDHMHPTTRELIRNEGLGAEVRVVRGGYVDAANEAREYGMEEGREKERLLVMDMGFEGGEKVPGWVVEGYSTMLTEYETQIREQTDGQRGATHAFVPCGCGSIASAVTQFFRDAKREDDVKVVVVEPDSAACLLASLERGEDSTVETGDETIMCGMNCGTLSGSAWEVLGKGVEAGVAVTDKEAHRAVVDLENEGVEAGPCGAATLAGLRRVCADVSAREKLGLGVEAVVVLFCTEGKREYEVPV
- a CDS encoding uncharacterized protein (antiSMASH:Cluster_2), yielding MVAEAWRGPSLNLIHGVGSVPQILPEPASRPIILPPPFTHSFLYHRPRGYSQCPEITRERIPSRRCRHTTLQDLKSTMSTTQLRCPFTCPRRPPIPVRIPYQYYPKAPCTAQQQISDPPEKKLCGIRLGVLLIVVSGLLLLVMASLGLCSRDLRQKNCLSRADGSHTHRGQTVVPILPESPNNNSTTTPPTKTSPSETPSSTQSPTAPAAANLDSHHGPKLQVHKLLH